One Cohnella candidum genomic region harbors:
- a CDS encoding glycoside hydrolase family 2 protein produces MGRTRVSLDGEWQFLMDPKDEYAGALPEVSRFESRIRVPGSWEEQGFGEAPRLKQIDTWTKVREYVGPAWYRTEIVVEEHLGDGVERLVLAGVRWTSDVWVNGVYASRETSLSTEHVHDLTGLLVQGRNELLVRIDNRMRLPLEESHIHTRHTATHWGGITGGAVWESLPPTRIQKVRITADLAERAFRCRVEVAGEASRLAACSLTARFRAPNGEAFEVTSDCWGKETLLACPVGEKPYLWSDAAPHLYEAEFMIACDGAELDRVQRRTGFREIKALGQQLALNEQPVFLRGYVDCCIFPLTGYPVWDKAHYERQFRIARSYGFNHVRLHSWNAPRPFWEAADEAGMLVQTELPHWSAVYQPRGTAPHPDVDAFLQEELIRIYDRLNEHPSFVLFSMGNELIEDNGHERLNELVRLARERDPSRLVTDNTGFGQLPEQDREGDFYIHSFNWHKPLKTEEIAMPATNRDFSAVARLTEKPVLGHEHAQFSMYVRPQEKVKYSGVLQPTWLETTEQTLRAKGMEDRVGEFIEASGIHQVRSLKEALERVRRTPGAAGFQLLDIRDFPGQGHATTGILDVFWDSKGIAEPDGFLGFNGATALLMACESRTLFGGETLEARLSVSHYGDASELAGRVCWKLSAQDGDLLEEGVFPVSGIERGSVDEIGRVSVRVPESGARKLVLEAWLQETENGNDPTEIRNEWSFWTFERLKPDTGFPSVWSSASFIKQAIYGAQLEANAKFDPFTYPAERGVRLAIVERLTTNVLQYLVNGGRVWLLAGESEIYDFVLTKYLPVFWNYLMFSEQAGGTMGTIIHGHPAIGDFPHDGKSDWHWYELFNGSPAISLDTAPGIDPIIEPIDNFNRAKRLAYAFEANVGEGQLLVTSLAFRDVDDLKKPAAAYLFRQLLNYARSGDFQPKGTLTLGQVLSLFKLRGIHSFL; encoded by the coding sequence ATGGGAAGAACGAGGGTCTCTTTGGATGGGGAATGGCAGTTCCTCATGGATCCGAAAGATGAATATGCCGGCGCGCTTCCGGAGGTTTCCCGATTCGAGAGTCGAATCCGGGTGCCCGGCTCGTGGGAAGAGCAGGGGTTCGGAGAGGCGCCGCGCCTGAAACAGATCGATACTTGGACCAAGGTTCGCGAATATGTCGGGCCTGCCTGGTACCGGACAGAAATCGTTGTGGAAGAGCATCTAGGGGATGGCGTGGAGCGTCTGGTGCTGGCCGGCGTCCGTTGGACTTCGGACGTGTGGGTGAACGGCGTGTACGCGAGCCGCGAGACAAGCCTGTCCACGGAACATGTCCATGATTTGACCGGACTTCTGGTCCAGGGCCGAAACGAACTGCTGGTCCGCATCGATAACCGGATGAGGCTGCCATTGGAAGAAAGCCATATTCACACCCGCCATACGGCGACCCACTGGGGAGGCATTACGGGAGGCGCCGTTTGGGAGTCACTGCCGCCGACGCGGATCCAGAAAGTCCGGATCACGGCGGATTTGGCGGAACGGGCTTTCCGCTGCCGTGTCGAAGTTGCCGGGGAAGCAAGTCGATTGGCGGCTTGTTCGTTGACCGCCCGATTCCGGGCGCCGAACGGGGAAGCGTTCGAGGTGACGTCGGATTGCTGGGGAAAGGAGACGCTTCTGGCGTGTCCGGTCGGGGAGAAGCCTTATCTGTGGTCCGATGCGGCTCCGCATTTGTACGAGGCCGAATTCATGATTGCCTGCGACGGAGCGGAACTGGACCGCGTTCAGCGACGCACCGGATTCCGCGAAATCAAAGCCTTAGGTCAACAGCTGGCTTTGAACGAGCAGCCGGTTTTTCTGCGCGGATACGTGGACTGCTGCATTTTTCCTCTGACCGGATACCCGGTATGGGACAAGGCGCATTACGAACGGCAATTCCGCATCGCCAGGTCTTACGGCTTCAATCATGTCCGGCTGCACTCCTGGAATGCTCCGCGTCCGTTCTGGGAAGCGGCGGATGAAGCCGGCATGCTCGTGCAGACGGAGCTTCCGCATTGGTCGGCGGTTTATCAACCGCGGGGAACCGCACCGCATCCGGATGTCGACGCATTCCTGCAGGAAGAATTGATCCGGATCTACGACCGGTTAAACGAGCACCCGTCGTTCGTTCTGTTTTCGATGGGCAACGAATTGATCGAGGACAACGGGCACGAACGACTGAATGAGCTCGTGCGTTTGGCACGGGAAAGGGATCCTTCGCGGCTGGTAACGGACAATACAGGATTCGGGCAGCTTCCGGAGCAAGACCGCGAGGGCGATTTCTATATCCATTCGTTCAACTGGCATAAACCGCTCAAAACCGAAGAGATCGCCATGCCCGCCACGAACCGGGACTTCTCCGCCGTCGCGCGATTGACGGAAAAGCCGGTTCTGGGCCATGAACACGCCCAATTTTCGATGTATGTACGGCCGCAGGAGAAAGTGAAGTATTCGGGCGTCCTTCAGCCGACTTGGCTTGAGACGACGGAGCAGACCTTGCGCGCCAAAGGGATGGAGGATCGGGTCGGCGAGTTCATCGAAGCTTCCGGCATCCATCAGGTTCGATCTTTGAAGGAAGCATTGGAGCGCGTCAGGCGCACGCCGGGAGCGGCCGGCTTTCAACTGCTGGACATTCGGGATTTCCCCGGACAAGGACATGCTACCACGGGCATTCTCGACGTATTCTGGGACAGCAAAGGCATTGCGGAACCGGACGGGTTTCTCGGGTTCAATGGAGCGACTGCCCTGCTGATGGCATGTGAAAGCCGGACGTTGTTCGGCGGGGAGACGCTGGAAGCCCGGCTATCGGTTTCGCATTACGGTGATGCTTCCGAGCTTGCCGGCCGTGTATGCTGGAAGCTCTCCGCCCAGGACGGGGACCTGCTCGAAGAAGGGGTGTTCCCCGTATCCGGGATCGAACGCGGCAGCGTGGATGAGATCGGCAGAGTGAGCGTCCGGGTTCCGGAATCCGGGGCCCGCAAGCTCGTCCTTGAAGCGTGGCTTCAAGAGACGGAAAACGGGAATGATCCGACGGAGATCCGCAATGAGTGGTCGTTCTGGACGTTCGAGCGGTTAAAGCCCGATACCGGCTTTCCATCGGTGTGGAGCAGCGCTTCCTTCATAAAGCAAGCGATTTACGGCGCCCAATTGGAGGCCAACGCGAAGTTCGATCCGTTTACCTATCCCGCTGAACGCGGCGTGCGGCTCGCGATCGTGGAACGATTGACCACCAACGTGCTCCAGTATCTCGTGAACGGCGGCCGGGTCTGGCTGCTGGCGGGAGAAAGCGAGATCTACGATTTCGTCCTAACGAAATATTTGCCGGTGTTTTGGAATTACCTGATGTTCTCAGAACAGGCCGGCGGCACGATGGGAACTATCATCCACGGCCATCCGGCGATAGGCGATTTCCCTCACGACGGGAAGTCCGACTGGCACTGGTACGAGCTGTTCAACGGCTCCCCGGCCATAAGCTTGGATACCGCGCCCGGAATCGATCCGATCATCGAGCCGATCGACAATTTCAACCGCGCCAAGCGCTTGGCTTACGCATTCGAAGCCAATGTCGGCGAAGGACAGCTGCTCGTTACGAGCCTTGCTTTCCGCGACGTCGACGATTTGAAGAAGCCGGCAGCGGCCTACTTGTTCCGGCAATTATTGAATTACGCAAGAAGCGGTGATTTTCAGCCAAAAGGTACCCTGACGCTGGGTCAGGTACTCAGCCTGTTCAAGTTGAGAGGCATTCATTCCTTCTTGTAA
- a CDS encoding carbohydrate ABC transporter permease, producing MKALVWICLIVISLLSLFPFYIMIVMSTHVTEDLFKGIPILPGDYLGQNLHTVLRSDFLRVYGNSLTVSVAAVAIAVMTSTLVGYAVAKFEFRGRKWLQLFVILTMMVPTQVGLIGYIIEMRHLGVGNTLWPVILVWAAFPFGGFFMIQFIRDSIPNDLLECARIDGCSEPGIFWRIVLPIIKPGLATLATLVFLWSWNNYLLPLVTINKATWYTLPVFISNLGIVHRTDYAARMAALTMATIPVLLLFLLGSRTFMKGLTAGAVKG from the coding sequence ATGAAAGCTCTCGTATGGATTTGCCTGATCGTCATCTCGCTGCTGTCGCTGTTTCCGTTCTACATCATGATCGTCATGAGCACCCATGTCACCGAGGACTTGTTCAAGGGCATTCCGATTCTGCCGGGCGACTACTTGGGACAAAACCTCCATACGGTGCTGCGTTCCGATTTTCTCCGCGTGTACGGTAACAGCCTGACGGTTTCCGTCGCCGCCGTCGCGATCGCCGTGATGACCAGCACGCTGGTCGGCTATGCCGTGGCGAAGTTCGAATTCCGCGGCCGTAAATGGCTGCAGCTGTTCGTCATCCTTACCATGATGGTGCCGACGCAGGTCGGGTTGATCGGCTACATCATCGAGATGCGCCACCTTGGCGTGGGGAACACGCTGTGGCCGGTCATCCTCGTGTGGGCGGCCTTCCCGTTCGGCGGATTTTTCATGATTCAGTTCATCCGCGATTCCATTCCGAACGATCTGTTGGAATGCGCCCGCATCGACGGCTGCTCGGAGCCCGGCATCTTCTGGCGGATCGTGCTTCCGATCATCAAGCCGGGCTTGGCGACATTGGCCACGCTGGTGTTCCTGTGGTCGTGGAACAACTATTTGCTGCCTTTGGTTACGATCAACAAAGCGACATGGTACACGCTTCCCGTGTTCATCTCGAATCTTGGCATCGTGCACAGGACCGACTACGCCGCCCGCATGGCGGCGCTCACGATGGCGACGATTCCCGTGCTCCTTCTGTTCCTTCTGGGATCCCGCACGTTCATGAAGGGCCTGACCGCCGGCGCGGTCAAAGGCTGA